A window of uncultured Gellertiella sp. genomic DNA:
ACCGGTCGCCGCATGTCGACAAGAAGAGCCGCGAACAGTTTGAGATGCGCACCCACAAGCGTCTTCTCGATATCGTTGATCCGACACCGCAGACGGTCGATGCGCTGATGAAGCTCGATCTGGCCGCCGGTGTCGACGTGGAAATCAAGCTTTAAGGCCAGAGCCTTAGGGGAAGGATGAACCGATGCGTTCAGGTGTGATTGCACAGAAGGTGGGAATGACCCGCGTCTATAACGACGCTGGAGAACATATCCCGGTAACAGTATTGCGTATGGAGAACTGCCAGGTGGTAGCCCAGCGCACTAAAGACAAGAATGGCTATACCGCAGTTCAGCTCGGTGCCGGCCAGTCCAAGGTCAAGAACACGTCGAAGGCTCTTCGCGGTCACTTTGCGACCGCAAGCGTGGAGCCCAAGGCAAAACTCGTTGAATTCCGCGTGTCGGAAGACAACCTGATCGACGTCGGCGCTGAGCTGACGGCAAGCCACTTCGTCGCCGGCCAGCTGGTCGACGTCACCGGCACTTCGATCGGTAAGGGTTTTGCCGGTGCCATGAAGCGGCACAATTTCGGCGGTCTTCGTGCGACCCACGGCGTTTCGGTCTCGCACCGTTCGCATGGTTCGACCGGTTCCAACCAGGACCCGGGCCGCGTCTGGAAGGGCAAGCGGATGGCTGGTCACATGGGCCAGACCCGTATCACCACCCAGAACCTTGAAGTGGTATCGACCGATACCGATCGTGGTCTGATCCTGGTCAAGGGCGCAGTGCCCGGCTCCAAGGGTTCGTGGATCGTCGTTCGTGACGCCGTCAAGTCCGGTACGCCCGAAAGCGCACCGCGCCCGGCTGGCGTCCGCGCCGCAGCACAGTAAGGGAGCCGAAACATGGATCTCAACGTCAAGACGCTCGAGGGCAAGGACGCCGGTACGGTTTCCCTTTCCGATGCCATCTTCGGCCTCGTTCCCCGCGAAGACATTCTCGCACGCATGGTTCGCTGGCAGCTTGCCAAGAAGCAGCAGGGCACTCACAAGGCAAAGGGCCGCGCGGAAGTCTCGCGCACCGGTGCCAAGATGTACAAGCAGAAGGGGACGGGCCGCGCCCGTCACCATTCGGCACGCGCCCCGCAGTTCCGCGGCGGCGGCAAGGCCCATGGTCCGGTTGTTCGCAGCCACGCCCATGACCTGCCGAAGAAGGTCCGCGCCCTGGCCCTGCGCCACGCGCTGTCCGCCAAGCTCCGCTCCGAAAGCGTGATCATCATTGATCAGCTGGTGGCTGCGGAAGCCAAGACCAAGGCCCTGACCGGTGCATTCGCATCGCTTGGCCTGACCAACGCCCTTTTCATCGGCGGTGCAGAGCTTGACAGCAATTTCAAGCTGGCCGCCCAGAACATTCCGAACATGAATGTTCTGCCGGTTCAGGGCATCAACGTTTACGACATCCTGCGTTGCGGCAAGCTCGTGCTTTCCAAGGCTGCGGTTGAAGCTCTGGAGGAGCGGTTCAAATGACTGATCTTCGCCATTACGATGTGATCGTCTCTCCGTCGATCACCGAAAAGTCGACACTGGTTTCCGAATATAACCAGGTTGTCTTCAACGTTGCCAAGGGTGCGACCAAGCCGGAAATCAAGGCTGCCGTCGAAGCGCTCTTCGGTGTGAAGGTTACGGCTGTGAACACGCTCGTCCGCAAGGGCAAGACCAAGCGTTTCCGCGGTATCCCGGGCCGTCAGAAGGACGTCAAGAAGGCCGTGGTGACACTTGCCGAAGGCCAGTCCATCGACGTGTCCACCGGACTCTAAGGGATTAAGAAAATGGCATTGAAGAGTTTCAATCCGACCACCCCGAGCCAGCGCCAGCTGGTCATTGTGGACCGTACCGGTCTCTACAAGGGCAAGCCGGTCAAGAAGCTGACCGAGGGTCTGTCTTCCAAGGGTGGCCGCAACAACTACGGTCGCATCACCGTCCGCTTCCAGGGCGGTGGTCACAAGCGCACCTACCGTCTGGTCGATTTCAAGCGTCGCAAGTTTGAAGTCGAAGGCACGGTCGAGCGTCTGGAATATGACCCGAACCGTACCGCTTATATCGCGCTGATCAACTATGCCGATGGCGAGCAGGCCTATATCCTGGCACCGCAGCGTCTTGCTGCAGGCGACAAGGTCATTGCCTCCGACAAGGCTGTTGACGTGAAGCCCGGCAACACCATGCCGCTTCAGTATGTGCCGGTTGGCTCCATCATCCACAATGTGGAAATGAAGCCGGGCAAGGGCGGCCAGATCGCCCGCTCCGCCGGTGCCTATGCTCAGCTCGTTGGCCGAGACCAGGGGATGGCGATCCTTCGCCTGAACTCCGGTGAACAGCGTCTGGTCCAGGGCACTTGCCTTGCCACCATCGGTGCTGTATCGAACCCCGACCACGCCAACATCAATGATGGCAAGGCTGGTCGTTCGCGTTGGCGTGGCAAGAAGCCGCATGTACGCGGCGTCGTAATGAACCCGGTTGACCATCCGCACGGCGGTGGTGAAGGCCGCACTTCGGGTGGCCGTCATCCCGTAACCCCGTGGGGCAAGCCCACCAAGGGCAAGCGGACACGTTCGAACAAGTCGACCGACAAGTTCATCATGCGCTCGCGCCATCAGCGCAAGAAGTAAGAGAGGAAGTCTCCAATGGCTCGTTCAGTTTGGAAAGGTCCGTTTGTTGACGGCTATCTTCTCAAGAAGGCTGAGAAGGTTCGTGAAGGCGGCCGTAGCGAAGTGATCAAGATGTGGAGCCGTCGCTCCACCATCCTGCCGCAGTTCGTCGGTCTGACCTTTGGCGTCTACAACGGTAGCAAGCACATCCCGGTAGCCGTGTCGGAAGACATGGTGGGACACAAGTTCGGTGAATTCGCTCCCACCCGTACCTATTACGGTCACGGTGCGGACAAAAAGGCGAAGAGGAAGTAATAATGGCCAAGGCAAAAGCCGAACGCCGGCTGAAGGACAACGAGGCGCAGGCCGTTGCGCGCACGATCCGTGTCAGCCCCCAGAAGCTCAACCTCGTTGCTGCGCTGATCCGCGGCAAGAAGGTTGACCGGGCTCTCGCAGAGCTCGAATTCTCGCGCAAGCGCATTGCTGAAACGGTTCGCAAGACCCTTCAGTCCGCGATCGCCAATGCCGAGAACAACCATGATCTCGACGTCGATTCGCTGATCGTCGCCGAGGCCTATGTCGGCAAGTCGATTGTAATGAAGCGCTTCCACGCCCGTGGCCGTGGCCGTGCATCCCGCATCGAAAAGCCTTTCGCACACCTCACCATCGTCGTGCGCGAAGTTGAAGCCAACGGGGAGGCTGCATAATGGGTCAGAAAATCAATCCGATCGGTTTCCGCCTTGGAATCAACCGGACCTGGGACAGCCGCTGGTTCGCCGACAACGCGGAATACGGTCAGCTTCTCCATGAAGACCTGAAGATCCGCGCCTACCTGATGAACGAGCTGAAGCAGGCTGGCATCGCCAAGGTGGTCATCGAGCGTCCGCACAAGAAGTGCCGCGTCACGATCCACTCGGCCCGCCCGGGTCTGATCATCGGCAAGAAGGGTGCAGACATCGAAAAGCTCCGCAAGAAGCTTTCCGAGATGACCAATTCCGAAACGCACCTCAACATTGTTGAAGTTCGCAAGCCGGAAATCGACTCGACCCTCGTCGCTCAGGGCATTGCCCAGCAGCTCGAGCGTCGCGTTGCCTTCCGCCGCGCCATGAAGCGCGCTGTTCAGTCCGCGATGCGTCTTGGCGCCGAAGGCATCAAGATCACCTGCGCCGGCCGTCTCGGCGGTGCAGAAATCGCCCGCACCGAATGGTACCGCGAAGGCCGCGTTCCGCTGCACACGCTGCGCGCTGACATCGATTACGGGACGGCTGAAGCCGAAACCGCATACGGCATCTGCGGCATCAAGGTCTGGATCTTCAAGGGCGAAATCCTCGAGCATGATCCGATGGCTTCCGAGCGCCGTGCGCTTGAAGGTGACAGCCAGGGCGGCAACACCAACAATCGTCGCCGCGAAAACGCTTGATAAAGCGGTCGTGGCAGTCAAGTTTGGAGAATAGATAAATGTTGCAGCCAAAGCGTACCAAGTACCGCAAGCAATTCAAGGGCCGCATCAAGGGCGTGGCCAAGGGCGGTTCTGACCTTGCGTTCGGTGAATTCGGCCTGAAGGCTCAGGAGCCCGACCGTGTGAATGCCCGCCAGATCGAAGCGGCCCGCCGCGCGATCACCCGTCACATGAAGCGCGCCGGCCGCGTCTGGATCCGGGTATTCCCCGATGTTCCCGTCACTGCCAAGCCGACCGAAGTGCGCATGGGTAAGGGCAAGGGCTCTGTCGAATACTGGGCCTGCAAGGTCAAGCCCGGTCGTATCATGTTTGAGATCGACGGCGTCAGCGAAGAACTCGCCCGCGAGGCTCTGCGTCTCGGTGCTGCCAAGCTCTCGGTCAAGACGCGCTTCGTTCAGCGCATTGCAGAGTAAGGATAAAGCCGATGAAAGCCGCAGATGTTCGCGCTCTGAGCGCCGACCAACTCAAGGATGAGCTTGCCAAGCTGAAGAAGGAGCAGTTCAACCTGCGCTTCCAGAAGGCGACCGGCCAGCTCGAAAAGTCTTCGCGTGTACAGGAAGTCCGTCGTGACATCGCACGTGTGAAAACCATTGCCCGCCAGAAGGCGGCAGAAGCCAAGGCCTAAAGGACCAGAAGATTATGCCTAAACGCATTCTGCAGGGCGTTGTCGTCAGCGACAAGAACGAGAAGACGGTTGTGGTGCGGGTTGAGCGTCGATTCGCCCATCCGCTTCTTCAGAAGACTGTTCGTCGTTCGAAGAAGTACAAGGCTCACGACGAGAAAAACCAGTGCAAGATCGGCGACGTCGTATCCATCGAGGAATGCGCGCCGATTTCGAAGGACAAGTGCTGGACGGTGGTAAACGTCCAGGCATGATTCATGCGGGGTTTCCGTCCTGGCTCTTGCACTTGGCGGGAATTTCTGTATGAAGCACGGACTTGGAGCAAAAGGACGCTCAGCGATGAGCGTTCTTTTGCTTTGAATAGTGAAAATAAGCTGGAGCAGGGGGCGCAAGCCCAACCGGTCCGGTAAGCAACAAGAAGGCGACCTGATATGATTCAGATGCAAACAAACCTCGACGTCGCGGATAATTCCGGCGCACGTCGTGTCATGTGCATCAAGGTGCTGGGCGGTTCCAAGCGGAAATACGCATCGATCGGCGACATCATCGTCGTATCGATCAAGGAAGCCATTCCGCGTGGCCGCGTCAAGAAGGGTGACGTGATGAAGGCGGTTGTCGTACGTACCGCCAAGGATATCCGTCGTCCGGATGGCAGCGTCATCCGCTTCGATAACAACGCAGCAGTTCTTATCGACAACAAGAAAGAGCCGATCGGCACGCGTATCTTCGGACCGGTTCCGCGCGAACTTCGCGCCAAGAACCACATGAAGATCATTTCGCTGGCTCCGGAAGTACTTTAAGGGAGCGATGACGATGCAAAAGATCCGTAAAGGCGACAAGGTTGTCGTATTGACCGGCAAGGACAAGGGCCGCGCCGGCGAAGTTATTCAGGTTATGCCGAAGGAAGACCGCGCTCTCGTGCGTGGCGTGAACCTCGTCAAGCGCCATCAGCGCCAGACCCAGACGCAGGAAGCCGGCATTATTACTAAAGAAGCCCCCGTGCACCTCTCCAACATTGCCATCCAGGACAAGGATGGGAAGCCCACTCGCGTTGGTTTCTCCGTTGTCGACGGCAAGAAGGTTCGCGTGGCCAAGCGTTCGGGAGAAGTGATCGATGGCTGAGGCAAAGTATGAGCCGCGGCTCAAGACAGAATATGTATCCCGCATCCGTGCGGCCCTGCAGGAGCAGTTCTCCTACACCAACGAAATGATGATTCCGAAGATCGACAAGATCGTCATCAACATGGGTGTGGGCGAGGCAACTGCCGATTCGAAGAAGCCCTCCGTGGCTGCAGCCGACCTGGCGCAGATCGCCGGCCAGAAGCCGGTCATCACCAAGGCCCGCAATTCGATCGCCGGCTTCAAGGTACGTGAATTCATGCCGATCGGTGCGAAGGTTACCCTTCGTGGCGCCCGCATGTACGAGTTCCTGGACCGTCTCGTGAACATCGCGCTGCCGCGCGTTCGCGACTTTCGCGGCCTGAACCCGAAGAGCTTTGACGGCCGTGGCAACTTCGCCATGGGCATCAAGGAGCACATTGTGTTCCCTGAAATCAACTACGACAAGGTTGATCAGATGTGGGGCATGGACATCATCGTTTGCACGACGGCTCCCACGGACGACGAAGCACGGGCTCTTCTGAAAGAGTTCAACTTCCCGTTCCGTCAGTAACCGTAACGACGAGCGTAGAAAAGGAACTCCGATATGGCGAAAACAAGCGCAGTTGAAAAGAACAAGCGCCGCCGCAAAACGGTTGCCCAGCACGCTGCAAAGCGCGCTGCACTCAAGGCAATCACGATGAACCAGTCGCTTCCGATGGAAGAGCGGTTCAAGGCAACCCTGAAGTTGGCATCCCTCCCGCGCGACGGATCCAAGACCCGCGTTCGCAACCGTTGCGAAGTTACGGGTCGTCCTCGCGCATTTTATCGCAAGCTTCGCATGTCGCGTATCGCGCTTCGCGAACTGGGCAATACCGGCAAGGTGCCTGGTATCGTCAAGTCGAGCTGGTAAGGAGACGGGCACATGGCAATGACAGATCCTTTGGGCGATATGCTCACCCGCATCCGCAACGGCGCTGCTCGCCGCAAGTCGTCGGTTTCGACGCCTGCTTCGAAGCTTCGCGCCCGCGTTCTGGATGTTCTCCAGGCTGAAGGCTACATCCGCGGTTACACGCAGGTGGAATTCGGCAACGGCAAGTCTGAGATTCAGATCGAGCTGAAGTATTATGAAGGTGCGTCGGTGATCCGTGAGATCGGCCGCGTATCCAAGCCGGGCCGCCGGGTTTATGTCTCGGTCAAGTCCATTCCGCAGGTCGCGAACGGCCTCGGCATCACGATCCTTTCGACTCCGAAGGGCGTCATGGCCGATCACCAGGCTCGCGAACAGAACGTTGGCGGCGAGGTTCTCTGCTCGGTCTTCTAAGATCGACGCAGCAGAATCCAGCAAACAGATAGGGAATTACAATGTCTCGTATCGGTAAAAAGCCCGTTCCGGTTCCTGCAGGGATCACGGCCGCCGTTGACGGCCAGAAAGTGACTGCAAAGGGCCCGAAAGGCGAACTTTTCTTCGTCGTCAATGACGAAGTCACCGTAAAGATGGAAGGCGACACGGTTTCCGTGCAGCCGGCCAATGACTCCAAGGATGCACGCTCGAAGTGGGGCATGTCCCGCACGATGATCGAAAACATCTTCAAGGGCGTCAAGGATGGCTACGAGCGCAAGCTCGAAATCAACGGCGTCGGTTACCGCGCGTCGATGCAGGGCAAGAACCTGCAACTGGCACTCGGCTTCTCGCACGACGTTGTGTATGAGCCGCCGGTTGGTATCGCCATCGCTGTTCCGAAGCCGACTGAAATCATCGTCACCGGCATCGACAAGCAGAAGGTTGGCCAGGTTGCCGCCGAAATCCGCGAATATCGCGGCCCCGAGCCCTACAAGGGCAAGGGTGTGAAGTATGCCGAAGAGCGGATCATCCGCAAAGAAGGCAAGAAGAAGTAAGGATCACGCGAAATGGCTAGCAGGAAAGAAGTACTTGCACGTCGTGCGAACCGCGTGCGCCGTCAGATCAAAGCGGTTGCCAATGGCCGTCCGCGCCTGTCTGTTCATCGCTCGTCGAAGAACATCTATGTACAGGTTATCGACGATGTGGCCGGGCGTACGCTCGCGGCCGCATCGACGCTCGATGCAGGTCTGCGCAAGGACCTGAAGACCGGCGCCGACACCGCAGCAGCTGCTGCCGTCGGCAAGCTCGTCGCCGAGCGCGCTGTCAAGGCAGGTGTAACGGAAGTCGTGTTTGATCGCGGCGCGTTCATCTATCATGGCCGCATCAAGGCCCTGGCCGAAGCCGCCCGCGAAGGTGGCCTCAGCTTCTGATTCTTGTTCCGGAACGGCCTTCGGGCCGTCTCCGGGCGGAATTGGGGATCAGGTTCATTCCAGATCCGTTCATCGGGACTGCATCAGCTCCAAAAATGGGGTGATGCGGTCCTCATTTGCATCCATTGCACCGGAAAAGAAAAAGGAAAAGGACAATGGCACAGGAAAAGAGGCAGTCTCGCGATGACCGCCAGAACCGCGAAGAGCGCGACAGCGAGTTTGTAGACAAGCTGGTTGCGATCAATCGCGTTGCCAAAGTTGTCAAGGGTGGCCGTCGCTTCGGTTTCGCCGCTCTCGTTGTTGTTGGCGACCAGAAGGGCCGCGTCGGCTTTGGTCACGGCAAGGCACGCGAAGTGCCGGAAGCGATCCGCAAGGCAACTGAAGCTGCCAAGCGCGAACTGATTTTCGTACCGCTGCGCGACGGCCGTACGCTGCACCACGATGTCAAGGGCCGTCACGGCGCTGGCAAGGTGCTGCTGCGCTCCGCCAAGCCGGGTACCGGTATCATCGCCGGTGGTCCGATGCGCGCTGTTTTCGAAACGCTCGGCATGCACGACGTGGTTGCCAAGTCGACCGGTTCTTCCAACCCGTACAACATGGTTCGCGCCACGTTTGACGCGCTGAAGGCTCAGGTTCATCCGAAGGACATCGCGGCACAGCGCGGCATCAAGTTCGCCACGCTCCAGGCTCGTCGCGCCGTCTCTGGCGCCACCTCCGAAGAATAAGGAGAGACATCCATGGCAAAGAACGAAGGCAAGACCGTTACTGTTGAACAGATCGGCAGCCCCATTCGCCGTCCCAATGTTCAGCGCCAGACGCTGATCGGTCTCGGACTGAACAAGATGCATCGTCGCCGCACACTGGAAGATACCCCTTCCGTTCGTGGCATGATCCGCGCTGTGCAGCATCTCGTCCGCGTAGTCGACGAGAAGTGAGCCGGAGGGAAAAATCATGAAACTGAATGAAATCAAAGACAACGAAGGCGCAACCAAGAACCGCAAGCGGCTTGGTCGTGGTATTGGTTCCGGCTCCGGCAAGACCGCCGGTCGCGGCGTGAAGGGTCAGAAGGCCCGTTCCGGCGTGGCCATCAACGGTTTTGAAGGCGGCCAGATGCCCATCTACCGCCGTCTGCCGAAGCGTGGCTTCACCAACATCTTCAAGAGCGATTTTGCGGTTGTCTCCATCGGTCGCATCCAGACCGCCATCGACGCCGGCAAGCTTTCCGCTTCTGCCAATGTTGATGCCGCTGCCCTGAAGGCTGCCGGTGTCATCCGTCGCGAAAAGGACGGCCTGCGGATCCTGGCCGACGGCGAACTGACCGCCAAGGTCACGATCGTGGCTGCCGGTGCTTCGGCCTCTGCTGTTGCCAAGATCGAGAAGGCTGGCGGTACGATCCAGCTGCTCTCGGCTGCTCCTGAAGCGGCTGCAGAATAAAGTCTGAATGAACCGCCCGGGGTGCTTCACACCGGGCGGTTTTGCTCCCATATGTGAGCCTCACAGTCTGGTAGCGGTACGTGTGCTTCTACGGACATGCGGAAGACAGGGGTGAGGCGCGCGACATCACGCGATTTGCCGGCCGCCGTTTTCCGATATCATTTGAAATTTTTCCGGGTTGGGCCGGGTGCTCCGAATAAAAGGGCGCATGCCTTTCTCTGGATCGGGTTATGCGGAGAATTGCATGGCATCTGCAGCGGAACAATTGGCCTCGAATCTCAATTTTTCGACCTTTGCCAAGGCCGAAGATCTCAAGAAGCGACTCTGGTTCACGCTGGCAGCGCTGCTGGTCTATCGGCTGGGGACCCATATTCCCCTGCCGGGGCTGAATCCGGAAGCCTATGCCCACGCCTTCAAGGGCCAGTCGGGCGGCATTCTCGGCCTGTTCAACATGTTTTCCGGTGGCGCTGTGCAGCGCATGGCGATCTTCGCCCTCGGCATCATGCCCTATATCTCCTCGTCGATCATCGTCCAGCTGATGACGTCGGTCGTGCCTGCGCTTGAAAACCTGAAGAAGGAAGGCGAGCAGGGCCGCAAGATCATCAACCAGTACACCCGTTACGGCACGGTCCTGCTCGGTGCCCTGCAGGCCTATGGTATTGCGGTCGGGCTCGAGAGTGCGGCCAATGTGGTCTCCGATCCCGGCCTGTTCTTCCGGATTTCCACCGTCATCTCGCTGCTTGGCGGCACGATGTTCCTGATGTGGCTGGGCGAACAGATCACCTCGCGCGGCATCGGCAACGGCACCTCGCTGATCATCTTCTCGGGGATCGCCGCAGGCCTTCCGACCGCTCTTGCCGGTACGCTGGAACTTGGCCGCACCGGTGCGCTGTCGACCGGGCTGATTCTGGCCGTGCTGGTGGTTGCCATCGCGGTGATTGCGCTGATCGTCTTCGTCGAGCGTGCCCAGCGCCGCCTGCTGATCCAGTATCCGAAGCGCCAGATCGGCAATGGCATGTCGAAGGGCGAATCGTCCCACCTGCCGCTGAAGCTCAACACCTCGGGCGTTATCCCGGCGATCTTCGCCTCGTCGCTGCTGTTGCTCCCGGGCACCATCGCAGGCTTTTCGAAGAGCACCAACATGCCGGAATGGGCGACTATCATCATCTCGTCGCTCGGCCACGGCCGCCCGGTCTATATGGTGCTCTATGCCTTCCTGATCGCCTTCTTCGCCTTCTTCTACACCGCCATCGTCTTCAACCCGAAGGATACTGCGGACAATCTGAAGAAGCATGGCGGCTTTATTCCGGGGATTCGCCCGGGTGAGCGCACGGCGGAATATCTCGACTATGTCCTGACCCGCATCACCGTGCTGGGCGCGATCTACCTGGTCGTCGTCTGCATCTTGCCGGAAATTCTGGTCTCGCAGACCGGTATTCCCTTAGCACTTGGTGGTACATCGCTTTTGATTGTTGTCAGCGTTACCCTCGATACGGTAGCACAGATCCAGGGCCATCTGATTGCGCAGCAATATGAAGGCCTGATCAAGAAGAGCAAGCTCCGTGGAGGCAAGAGGGGACGATGAGACTTATTCTTTTGGGACCGCCGGGCGCGGGTAAGGGAACCCAGGCCCAGCGGATTGTGGAAAAGTTCGGTATCCCGCAGCTTTCCACCGGCGACATGCTGCGTGCGGCCGTGGCTGCAGGCACGGATGTCGGCAAACGCGCCAAGGCCGTGATGGACGCGGGCAAGCTGGTATCGGACGATATCGTCATCGACATCGTGTCGGAGCGAATCGACCAGCCGGATTGCCAGCCGGGCTTCATCCTCGATGGCTTCCCCCGGACGCTGGTCCAGGCGGATGCGACCGAGGCGATGCTGGCATCGAAGGGCATTGCGCTTGATCTGGTGATCGAGTTGCAGGTCAATGACAGCGTGCTGGTGGACCGGGTATCCGGCCGCTACACCTGCGCCGGCTGCGGTGCCGGTTATCATGACCGCAACCACAAGCCGAAGGTGGATGGCGTCTGCGACAAGTGCGGCTCCACCTCGTTCAAGCGTCGTCCCGACGACAATGCCGAGACGATGGTGACGCGCCTCCAGGCCTATTACAAGGAAACCTCGCCGCTGATTGGCTATTACTACGCCAAGAAGAAGCTGAAGTCGGTGGATGGCATGGCCGACATCGACGTGGTGACCGCAGAGATCGACGCCATCCTCTCGGCCCACAAGGGTTGACCGGGACTGGCCGGGGCGGACGGCTGATGCCGCCGCCCATCTCCCGCCCCTGATGGCGGGATCTCGGGAAACACCTGTCGCTGAACCGCTTCAACGGGCGGCGGGGGCAGGGTGTTTCCAAATTATCTGGCGGTAGCGGTTGCTTTTTTCAGCCGATTCCGTTAAAGACCGCGCCAACTCGCAACATTCTCGCGAACGGCGCGGACTTCTGGGCAATTCGGGACTGTGGAAATTCGTTTCCATCCGGGATGGCGCAAGAGAAGAAGTCCGGGTCCGTGCGCGTCTGCGTGTTCGAACCCATAAGTCAAACAAGCGGCGACAAGCCGCATAACGAAGCACCTCTTGCCGTGAGGCAACTGGAACGCAAGGAGAACAGGCGTGGCACGTATCGCTGGCGTCAACATCCCGACCGCAAAGCGCGTCATCATCGCGCTGACGTACATTCACGGGATTGGTCCGAAATTCGCTAAGGAAATCACGGAGAAGGTCGGTATCCCGGCTGAACGCCGTGTGCACCAGCTGACCGACGCGGAAGTTCTTGCTATCCGCGAAACCATCGACCGCGATTATCAGGTAGAGGGCGATCTTCGCCGCGAGACCTCGATGAACATCAAGCGTCTGATGGACC
This region includes:
- the rplR gene encoding 50S ribosomal protein L18, with product MASRKEVLARRANRVRRQIKAVANGRPRLSVHRSSKNIYVQVIDDVAGRTLAAASTLDAGLRKDLKTGADTAAAAAVGKLVAERAVKAGVTEVVFDRGAFIYHGRIKALAEAAREGGLSF
- the rpsE gene encoding 30S ribosomal protein S5, coding for MAQEKRQSRDDRQNREERDSEFVDKLVAINRVAKVVKGGRRFGFAALVVVGDQKGRVGFGHGKAREVPEAIRKATEAAKRELIFVPLRDGRTLHHDVKGRHGAGKVLLRSAKPGTGIIAGGPMRAVFETLGMHDVVAKSTGSSNPYNMVRATFDALKAQVHPKDIAAQRGIKFATLQARRAVSGATSEE
- the rpmD gene encoding 50S ribosomal protein L30 → MAKNEGKTVTVEQIGSPIRRPNVQRQTLIGLGLNKMHRRRTLEDTPSVRGMIRAVQHLVRVVDEK
- the rplO gene encoding 50S ribosomal protein L15, producing MKLNEIKDNEGATKNRKRLGRGIGSGSGKTAGRGVKGQKARSGVAINGFEGGQMPIYRRLPKRGFTNIFKSDFAVVSIGRIQTAIDAGKLSASANVDAAALKAAGVIRREKDGLRILADGELTAKVTIVAAGASASAVAKIEKAGGTIQLLSAAPEAAAE
- the secY gene encoding preprotein translocase subunit SecY; this translates as MASAAEQLASNLNFSTFAKAEDLKKRLWFTLAALLVYRLGTHIPLPGLNPEAYAHAFKGQSGGILGLFNMFSGGAVQRMAIFALGIMPYISSSIIVQLMTSVVPALENLKKEGEQGRKIINQYTRYGTVLLGALQAYGIAVGLESAANVVSDPGLFFRISTVISLLGGTMFLMWLGEQITSRGIGNGTSLIIFSGIAAGLPTALAGTLELGRTGALSTGLILAVLVVAIAVIALIVFVERAQRRLLIQYPKRQIGNGMSKGESSHLPLKLNTSGVIPAIFASSLLLLPGTIAGFSKSTNMPEWATIIISSLGHGRPVYMVLYAFLIAFFAFFYTAIVFNPKDTADNLKKHGGFIPGIRPGERTAEYLDYVLTRITVLGAIYLVVVCILPEILVSQTGIPLALGGTSLLIVVSVTLDTVAQIQGHLIAQQYEGLIKKSKLRGGKRGR
- a CDS encoding adenylate kinase yields the protein MRLILLGPPGAGKGTQAQRIVEKFGIPQLSTGDMLRAAVAAGTDVGKRAKAVMDAGKLVSDDIVIDIVSERIDQPDCQPGFILDGFPRTLVQADATEAMLASKGIALDLVIELQVNDSVLVDRVSGRYTCAGCGAGYHDRNHKPKVDGVCDKCGSTSFKRRPDDNAETMVTRLQAYYKETSPLIGYYYAKKKLKSVDGMADIDVVTAEIDAILSAHKG
- the rpsM gene encoding 30S ribosomal protein S13; its protein translation is MARIAGVNIPTAKRVIIALTYIHGIGPKFAKEITEKVGIPAERRVHQLTDAEVLAIRETIDRDYQVEGDLRRETSMNIKRLMDLGCYRGLRHRRGLPVRGQRTHTNARTRKGPAKAIAGKKK